Within Micromonospora narathiwatensis, the genomic segment TCCGCCGTAGCTTCGCCGGGTCCGCGCACAGCGCCGCCGTCCGCGGGTCCAGGTCCGCCGCCGGTCGGCCCAGCCCCGCCGGGTACGGGGACACCTCGTCGACCCCGTCCACCACGTGCAGGTCGTGCTCCGGGCCGTACAGCAGGAAGAGCGCGCGGAGCCGGTCGACCGCGCGCCGGACGGCGGTCGGGGCGGGCGGGTGCGGGCCGGCGGTGGCCAGCGCCAGGATCGCCTCGGTGGCGGTGCCGCCGCCCTCCGGGTCCCGGGTGAGTCGGGCCGCGTCGAGGATCTGGAGGGTGAACTGGTCCAGCCCGTCGAGGGCCCGGGCCACGGAGACCCGCGACTGGGCGCGGATGGCGAGGGCGGAGATGTCGGCCGGCACCGGCACGACGAGGTCCGGCCGCAGCTGGAGGAGGGCGGCCAGGGACTCGTCGGGGAGGGTCCGCAGATGGTCGGCGAGTGAGGTGGTCATCGTCGTACCACGCTAGCCCGGTCGGGGGCCGTCGCGCCCCTCGGACGTCCGGCTCGGTTCGGTTCGGCGGGTAGGTTCTCGGCATGCCCTCACTGATGGTCGGTTTCGACCTCGACATGACCCTGGTCGACTCGCGCCCCGGCATCGCCGCCGCCTACCGGGCGCTGTCCGCGCGTACCGGCGTGCACGTGGACGCGGACGCGGTGGTGTCGCGGCTCGGCCCGCCGCTGCGTACGGAACTCGCCCACTGGTTTCCGCCTGAGCGGGTGGAGGAGGCGGTCGCCGCCTACCGCGAGCTGTACCCGGCGTACGCGATCACCCCGACCCTGCCGATGCCCGGCGCGGAGGCCGCGATCGAGGCGGTGCACGCGCGTGGTGGCCGGGTGATGGTGGTGACCTCGAAGATCGGCCGGCTGGCGAAGCTGCACCTGGACCACCTCGGGTTGGCGGTCGACGAGTTGGCCGGGGATCTCTTCGCCGAGCAGAAGGCGACCGCGCTGCGGGAGCACGGCGCGGCCCTCTACGTCGGGGACCACGTGGCGGACATGGTCGCGGCGACGACGGCGGGAATCCCAGGTGTGGGAGTGGCGACCGGGCCCTGTACGCAGGACGAACTGCGGGCCGCCGGCGCGCACACGGTGCTGGATGATCTCAGCGGATTCCCGGCGGCGCTGGACCGGATCATCCAGCTAGCCTTGAAGGGGTAGTCGTCTCGAGCGAAGCAGAGGTTGTCAGGTGCCGACGGGTCGAGTGAAGTGGTATGACGCGGCCAAGGGATACGGGTTCGTCACCAGTGATGAGGGTGGCGACGTGTTCCTGCCCAAGGGCGCGCTGCCGGCGGGTGTCACCGACCTGAAGGGCGGCCAGCGGGTCGATTTCAGCGTGGTCGACAGCCGTCGCGGCGCGCAGGCGATGGGCGTGAAGCTGCTGGAGGCGCCGCCGTCCGTGGCGGAGCTGCGCCGCCGGCCGGCCGAGGAGCTGCACGGCCTGGTCGAGGACATGATCAAGGTGCTGGAGGCGAAGGTCCAGCCGGACCTGCGCCGGGGCCGCTTCCCGGACCGGAAGACCGCGGAGAAGATCGCTCAGCTGGTCCACGCGGTGGCGCGCGAGCTGGAGGTCTGAGGAACGAGCCCGGCGTCGGCGGCCCGGCCCAGCAGCGCCTCGACGGCGGCGAAGCCGGCCTCTCCCAGGTCGGCGGTGAAGTCGTTGACGTAGAGGGCGATGTGCCGGTCCACCACGTCGGGCTCCATCTCCTGGGCATGGGCCAGGACGTAGTCCCGGCTGGCCTCCGGATCGGCCCACGCCTGGCGTACCGACTCGCGGATC encodes:
- a CDS encoding HAD family hydrolase; this encodes MPSLMVGFDLDMTLVDSRPGIAAAYRALSARTGVHVDADAVVSRLGPPLRTELAHWFPPERVEEAVAAYRELYPAYAITPTLPMPGAEAAIEAVHARGGRVMVVTSKIGRLAKLHLDHLGLAVDELAGDLFAEQKATALREHGAALYVGDHVADMVAATTAGIPGVGVATGPCTQDELRAAGAHTVLDDLSGFPAALDRIIQLALKG
- a CDS encoding cold-shock protein — its product is MPTGRVKWYDAAKGYGFVTSDEGGDVFLPKGALPAGVTDLKGGQRVDFSVVDSRRGAQAMGVKLLEAPPSVAELRRRPAEELHGLVEDMIKVLEAKVQPDLRRGRFPDRKTAEKIAQLVHAVARELEV